From the Paraflavitalea soli genome, the window CAGGCTTATGTGGTGCGCGGCATCGGACTACTGGACAAGATCAAGGATATCGACAATATCATTGTAGACAATATCAATGGTACGCCGATACTGGTAAAGAACCTGGCTACAGTGGTAGAAAGTCATGTACCACGTGTAGGACAAGTAGGGCTGGACGACAATGATGATGCAGTGGAAGGCATTGTGGTGATGCGCAAAGGAGAGAACCCGCGGGAGGTACTGGCGCGGGTAAAAGAAAAGATCAAAGAGCTGAATGAACATGTATTACCATCGGATGTACAACTGGTGACCTTTTATGACCGGGACAACCTGATGGACTTTTGTACAGATACGATCATCCACAACCTGGTAGAAGGTATCCTGCTGGTGACACTGATCGTATTCATCTTTATGTTTGACTGGCGAACGACGGTCATTGTATCGATCATTATTCCTTTGTCTTTGTTGTTTGCGTTCATTTGCTTACGCATGAAAGGGATGAGTGCCAACCTGCTGTCGATGGGCGCCATTGACTTTGGGATAATCATAGACGGTGCGGTGGTGATGGTGGAAGGTTTGTTTGTGGTGCTGGCACACAAGGCGCATGAAGTGGGAATGGAGAAGTACAATAAAATGGCCAAGCTGAGCATGATCCGGAAAACAGGCTCTTCGCTGGCGAAGGCTATCTTTTTTGCCAAGGTGATCATTATCACAAGCCTTATTCCCATTTTCGCCTTTGAGAAAGTGGAAGGTAAAATGTTCTCGCCGCTGGCCTGGACATTGAGCTTTGCCCTGCTGGGCGCCTTACTCTTTACACTTACACTGGTACCTGTACTTTCCAGTATACTGCTGAGTAAAAATGTACGGGAAAGGAATAACCCGGTGGTTAATTTCTTCAACCGGATCGTGAATAAGGGTTTCAACTTCACGATGGGACATAAGAAGTTGAGCCTGATGGTAGCATTTGGCATTATGGGGGGTGTACTTTTCTCCTTTAAATTCCTGGGGAGTGAATTCCTGCCTACGCTGAATGAAGGGGCGCTGTGGGTAGAAGCCAAATTGCCCATGAGCAGTTCCCTTAGCAATACCACGCATTTTGTAAGTGAGTTCAGAAAGATACTCAACGATTTTGACGAAGTGAACGGTGTATTGTCGCAAACGGGGCGCAGCAATGATGGTACAGACCCTTCGGGGTTTTATTATGTACAGTGCCAGGTAAACCTCAAACCCAAAAAGGAGTGGAAACGAAAGATATCTACGGAGCAACTGGTGGAAGAGATGGATGCCAGGCTACGGCAGTATCCCGGCGTCGTGTATAATTATTCTCAGCCCATCATTGATAACGTGGCAGAAGCGGTAGCGGGCATCAATGCTTCCCTGGCAGTAAAGATCTTTGGCAATGACCTGGAGAAGCTGGATAAACTGGCAGATAGTGTATACAATATTCTCGGTAAGGTTCAGGGTGTAAAAGACCTGGGTATTATGCGGAATATTGGTCAGCCGGAACTGAGTATTGTACTGGATGAGCAAAAGATGGGTATTTACGGGGTCACTACGGCGGATGCGAATGCGGTGATAGAAATGGCGATCGGCGGTAAATCGGTATCTACCTTTTACCAGCAGGAAAGGAAGTTTGACATCCGCATCCGGTATCCGGAGGAATACCGTGATAATGAATACAAGATCGGCAAGCTGATGGTGCCTACCATCCATGGGGCCAAAGTGCAATTGCGGGAAATAGCGGATATTAAAACGGTGACTGGTCCTGCCTTTATTTACCGGGACAAGAATACGCGTTTTATTGCTATCAAGTTCTCTATCCGGGAAAGGGATATGGGAAGTACGATTGCGGAAGCGCAACAAAAGGTTGACAAACAGATAAAGCTGGACAAAGGCTTTCATGTGGAATGGAGTGGAGAGTTTGAGAACCAGGTGCGGGCGCAGAAAAAACTGTCGCAGGTGGTACCGGTGGTGCTGGTGATGATCTTCATCCTGCTCTTCATTACATTTGGCAATGCAGTAGATGCGGGATTGGTGCTGGTCAATGTACCTTTTGCGCTGATCGGGGGTATCCTGGCGCTGCATATTACAGGTACCATCTTCAGTATTTCGGCAGGTATTGGATTTATTGCACTGTTCGGTATCTGTATTCAGAACGGAGTGATCCTGATCTCGGTATTCAAGCAGAACCTGCACCAGAAAGTGCCCCTGGCAGAGGCCATCCGGGAGGGGGTGAATTCGAGGATCAGGCCGGTGGTGATGACAGCGCTGATGGCGGCGATTGGTTTGCTGCCCGCGGCGGTGTCTACGGGTATCGGATCGGAGACGCAGAAACCACTGGCCATTGTGGTGATCGGGGGGTTGATCAGCTCCACGATATTGACCTTGCTGATATTTCCGCTGATCGTGGAGATATTTTACCGGCGTTCTCACAAGCGGAAGCAACGGAGGACGGTATCCCTGACGTAAGGGGAAGAATACAGAATACAGAATTCAGAATCCAGAATGGCTCCGCGATTTGGACATGTTGATTAAATACAGCTGATTGATTGTAATCAATGGTCTTCTAAAAAACCGGCAGTGATTTCGATCCTGCCGGTTTCTTATTATTTTTGCCCCCGGAAGACAAATGGGATCATGCGGCAGCCCTGACCGGGAATTCTGATCCGAAATCGTTCCGGTTTTATTAATTTACAGGGGCAACAAACTGGGAATTATTCCAACCTATACTCACCGATCATGAAAAGACGCCGCTTTATACAGTCCACCTTACTTACAGGAGCCTCCACTGCCCTGGTGCCTGCTGCCGTATTATCAGCCGATGCAGGCAAAAAGAAACAGGAGTACTATGAACTGCGTGTATATTCATTTAAGGACGATGCCCAGCAACAATTAACGGAGACTTACCTGGCGCAGGCTGCCATTCCGGCGCTGAACCGGATGGGTTGCAAGCATGTAGGGGTATTTACAGAAATGCAGCCAACGGGGCATACCCGGCTTTTTGTGGTGATCTCCTTTCCCTCGCTGGATGATTTTACCGGCATGGATGTAACACTCGCTAAGGATATTACCTTTCAGCAGGCGGCCACTGATTACCTGATGGCGCCCGCAGATGCTCCGGCCTATGAGCGTATTCAGAGTTCGCTGTTGAAGTCTTTTAGCGGTATGCCCAACCTGGTAGCTCCTGCCGGAAAGGAAAGGATCTTTGAGCTGCGCCGTTATGAAAGCCCTACTGAATATGCCGGGAAGAAGAAGATTGAGATGTTCAATGAAGGCGGGGAGATCGATATCTTCAAAAAAACAGGCCTCACGCCGGTATTCTTTGGAGAAACGCTGATTGGGGAGGCACGTCCTAATCTGACATACATGATCACTTTCGATAATATGGAAAAGCATGATCTTAACTGGAAAGCCTTTGGCAGTGATCCGGAATGGAAAAGGATTGCCAGCATGGAGGAATATTCGGATAAGAAACTGATCTCCAAAATCACCCGCACATTTTTAAAACCCACCAGCTATTCACAGATATAAACTGGCATTTTGCCGGCTTTTATTAGGATCCTACCGGGTACGTACAGTCACTGTTGTACTCACTGCTGGTATTCACTTTTCCAATAGAAAAAAATAAGTTGATTTGAATGCCGCATAGGAGAATGCAATATCTTGTGGAGGATTTACCTCTATTTTCCGAATAGAGCGGTCCCCAAACCTGATCCCATATAAAAAATGCCGCAGGCATGATTTTTATCCTCTGTTGATCGCTTACCTTCTGATTCATCTTGCCATATGATCCGATTTCTACGTATGTAGCAGTTCCTGTTACATGCATCATTTTTTTGTATCATCCTGAAAAACGTAACGAATGAAGCATTTGTACTCCTTCTGTACAGCATGCCTGGTAATGGTATGTCTGTTATGGAATCAGCCAGGTATTGCACAAGATCAGGTCCAATTACCTACACACACGCCCCAATCTATAAGGATCAATAGTAATATCGGGGGCTTTTATGAATACCTTCCCCAGGGATATTCTGCAGCTGCCAGCCAACTCTATCCTTTGATCGTGTACCTGCATGGGGACGGCGATCGTGGACTCGGCACCCAGGCAGACCTGGCCAAATTATTAACTAAAGCGCTCCCTAAATATATTGATGATGGTTTGTTTCCTGTATCCTATACAGTGAACGGGCAAACCTTTAGGTTCCTGGTGATATCGCCCCAATATGATCAGTGGCCTTCGCCTGTGGACATTGGTGACGTGATCACGTATGCCAAAAATCATTATAAGGTAGATACGAACCGCATTTATCTTACTGGGATGAGTGTAGGCGGTGGCAGAACCTGGGAATATGCCGGCAGCACCTTGTTGGCTGCTCAAAAGCTGGCGGCCATTGTGCCGGTGTGCGGCTATTCGACTGCAACAACTTCCACTACACGGAATATGGCCAACGCCAATTTGCCGATATGGGCCACGCACAACCAGGGTGATCCGAATGTACCGGTAGCGCTGACAAATAATTATGTGAGCATGATCAATGGCAATAGTCAGCCACCTACACCCCTGGCACAAAAATCAATTTTCGCAGCCAATGATCATGATGCCTGGACACGCACTTACAATCCATCTTATAAGGAGAATAATAAGAATATCTATGAGTGGATGCTACAATTTAGCCGGGAAGAACTGAGCTTACCGGTCACACTTAGCAATTACCGGATCCTATCATCTGGTAAAGAAGCCGTAACGATCGGTTGGTCCACCATGGCAGAACAACAAAATCAATATTTCAGCATAGAGCGTTCGGCAGACGGTATCCACTTTACGGTAATTGGCAAGGTGGCAGCTACGAACCAGGCCAATGGCAGCAACTATTCATTTAAGGATGGGCAACCAGCCCGGGGTAATAATTTTTACCGGCTGAGCCAGACAGACCTGAATGGTAAGACCACTTACTATACGCTCCTGAAAACGACCATCGATGTTACTGCGGGCAGCCTGGTGTTGTTTCCCAATCCGGCTACAGCAGCTGTGACTGTAGGGTTCCAACATCCGGACAAAGACAGGCTGACGGTAAAGATCATTAACCAACAGGGCATGGTGGTACAGCTTAACCAATACAATAAGGAAACGGGTTACTGGCAACAATCCATCCCTACCGGCCACCTGGCAGCAGGCCAATATTTTATACAGGTGAAGGGATCGGTGTTTGAGGGTACGCAGCCACTGGTAATCAGGAAGTAGGGCTCCGTAAGAAGGCGGAACAACAAAAGGAAAGGACTGACGTTCTTTCCTTTTGTATTTTGTACCTTTCATCATCACCTAACAATCCCTTTATGCGCCTTTCTGCCTCTCTTTTGTATTCCAGCCTGCTGTTAACCCTTTTTGCTATCGGCTGTACAGAGCCTGAAAAACCTGCTACCAAAGAAGAAGCAGCACAGCTTGCCCGGTCGCTCGAAAATAGCATGAACAAAAAAAGTGCTGCCAAATTCAACGAAGCGCTGGACGTTGCTTCGCTTCAAAAAAGGATACAGGAGGCGGGTAGTCAAAAGATAGACACCCGCATTGTAGATGGGGCTATGAAGGAATTGAAGTCGGGCCAACTGGGATCGCAGATCATACAGGCATTGGGTAAAACAGGCACCTACCAATTGGTAAAACAATATGAGAAGGATAAAAACCAACACCTGGTATTCCGGATGTATGCCAACAGCAAACTGAACTACCACGATCTGGAAGTGATCAAGAAAAAGGACCAGGTAAAAATAAGTGATGTCTTTATTTACATGACGGGTGAAAACCTGAGCGCTACGCTGGCCGAATCGGCGCTGTTGATGACAGAGAATTTAGATAACCTGACGGAAATGGACAAAAACCGCCTGAATAACATCAAGCGCATCAGACAACTTATCAACCAGGAAGAATATACCAAGGCGCAAGCGCTATATAAAGAACTGCCTGCCGTCTTAAAGCAAACCAAGCTTTTTCAAATGATGTATGTACAGATAGCTGCGGGACTGGGCAATGACGAATACCTGAAGGCCATGACCGATTATAAAAAGTCTTATCCCAATGCAGCCAATGTATATCTATTGATGATCGATGCCTATATATTGAAAGAGGAATATGACAACGCACTTCAGGCTGTGAACCAACTTGATTCACTGATCAATAAAGATCCCTTCCTGGATTATTACCGGGGATTGATCTACAAAATGACAGGCAATAAGGCCAAGCAGCTGGAACACTTTGAATCGCTCAACGCCAGCATGCCTGGCTTTTCAGATGGAACGCTGGAATTGCTGATCACTTACCTGGATGCTGAAGAAACGGATAAAGCGGTGGCGCTTGTTACCAATAAGAAAAGTAACTACAAGAAGATCGATAAGGAGCAGCGGGAAACGATCTATTCGCTTTATCCGGAATTCAAGAAGCAACTGGGTGCAGATGCGGATTAATTCTTTTTGCGGGCGTTGGCGCTGTCTTTTGCTTCTCTTGCTTCGCGCCGTGCCTTTCTTTTAAAATAACCACGAAACAAGAAGTTATGCTGGAGGGCTTCGAGGTTCTCATCCAGCTTCTGACTGCTACTGTTTAGGTTTTCCAGTGTGCTGCGCAATTCGCCAGCCACTTTTTCATCATTCAACAGAACGCCGGCTGCATTGTCGCCCTCGTCCAGTTTTTCGCCTGCATTGCGCAATGAGTGCATGAAAGCATTCGTTTGGGCAGTGGCCAGGTTGATCTGCTCTACGGAAGTACGCAGGTTGGTCATGATCACGGTATCGGTAACCAGGTCACCGGCCAGGGTACCGGGCTTATTCAGCCTGGCCGTATAACCGGCAATACTACCTGTAAGTTGCTCACTGTTGCGGGCAGCGGTTTGCAGGTTGGCCACGGTGGTGCGTAAGGTAGCCATGGTAGCCTGCAGATTCTTGTACAGGGTTTCATCCTGCAGCAAGGCGCCCATGGATCCTTTACCTTCCACCAATCTTTTGCTGATATCCTTAAAGTCTGTGGTAATGGCTGCCAGGTTTTTGTTGTTGGTTTGTAAGGTGGCCAGCATTTCTTCGGGATTCATGGCTTCTTCCACCTGTAGGTTCTCCCCTCCCATTATCGCGCCGGCTGGCTGGGTTCCCCCATAAATAACGATGAGCTTATTACCAATAAGGCCCTCTGAACTGATCTTTGCTTTGGCATCTTTGCGAATGTATTCGTGGGCCTTCCTATCGATAGTTATGGTCACTTTCACCTGGGATGTGCCAAAGAAGTCAAGACTTTTCACCGTACCGATCTTTACACCTGAAAACCAAACATTGTTTCCTTTCTGCAAGCCGTTCACGTTGTTGAAAACAGCTGACACAGTAAGGGAAGGAGAAAAGGTTTTCTTTTGTCCACCGAGGGTGAAGATACCCACCACCAGGATGATGGTACCGAGGGTGATAAAGAATCCTACAATGATCGCCTGTTTATTTTTGGATATACTCATTATTCAATAAAATTATAGTCATAAAAACTTTTCACCTGCTCATTGGTACTGTTCTGCACCACTTCCTCAAAAAGGCCTATTTGGGCAAACTGGCCATCCAGTAAAATGGCGATGCGGTCGCCGGTAGCTTTGGCACAGGTAAGATCATGGGTAATGATGACGGATGAAGTATGGTATTGCTGCTGCACTT encodes:
- a CDS encoding MlaD family protein — translated: MSISKNKQAIIVGFFITLGTIILVVGIFTLGGQKKTFSPSLTVSAVFNNVNGLQKGNNVWFSGVKIGTVKSLDFFGTSQVKVTITIDRKAHEYIRKDAKAKISSEGLIGNKLIVIYGGTQPAGAIMGGENLQVEEAMNPEEMLATLQTNNKNLAAITTDFKDISKRLVEGKGSMGALLQDETLYKNLQATMATLRTTVANLQTAARNSEQLTGSIAGYTARLNKPGTLAGDLVTDTVIMTNLRTSVEQINLATAQTNAFMHSLRNAGEKLDEGDNAAGVLLNDEKVAGELRSTLENLNSSSQKLDENLEALQHNFLFRGYFKRKARREAREAKDSANARKKN
- a CDS encoding T9SS type A sorting domain-containing protein, which codes for MKHLYSFCTACLVMVCLLWNQPGIAQDQVQLPTHTPQSIRINSNIGGFYEYLPQGYSAAASQLYPLIVYLHGDGDRGLGTQADLAKLLTKALPKYIDDGLFPVSYTVNGQTFRFLVISPQYDQWPSPVDIGDVITYAKNHYKVDTNRIYLTGMSVGGGRTWEYAGSTLLAAQKLAAIVPVCGYSTATTSTTRNMANANLPIWATHNQGDPNVPVALTNNYVSMINGNSQPPTPLAQKSIFAANDHDAWTRTYNPSYKENNKNIYEWMLQFSREELSLPVTLSNYRILSSGKEAVTIGWSTMAEQQNQYFSIERSADGIHFTVIGKVAATNQANGSNYSFKDGQPARGNNFYRLSQTDLNGKTTYYTLLKTTIDVTAGSLVLFPNPATAAVTVGFQHPDKDRLTVKIINQQGMVVQLNQYNKETGYWQQSIPTGHLAAGQYFIQVKGSVFEGTQPLVIRK
- a CDS encoding tetratricopeptide repeat protein, with the protein product MRLSASLLYSSLLLTLFAIGCTEPEKPATKEEAAQLARSLENSMNKKSAAKFNEALDVASLQKRIQEAGSQKIDTRIVDGAMKELKSGQLGSQIIQALGKTGTYQLVKQYEKDKNQHLVFRMYANSKLNYHDLEVIKKKDQVKISDVFIYMTGENLSATLAESALLMTENLDNLTEMDKNRLNNIKRIRQLINQEEYTKAQALYKELPAVLKQTKLFQMMYVQIAAGLGNDEYLKAMTDYKKSYPNAANVYLLMIDAYILKEEYDNALQAVNQLDSLINKDPFLDYYRGLIYKMTGNKAKQLEHFESLNASMPGFSDGTLELLITYLDAEETDKAVALVTNKKSNYKKIDKEQRETIYSLYPEFKKQLGADAD
- a CDS encoding NIPSNAP family protein; protein product: MKRRRFIQSTLLTGASTALVPAAVLSADAGKKKQEYYELRVYSFKDDAQQQLTETYLAQAAIPALNRMGCKHVGVFTEMQPTGHTRLFVVISFPSLDDFTGMDVTLAKDITFQQAATDYLMAPADAPAYERIQSSLLKSFSGMPNLVAPAGKERIFELRRYESPTEYAGKKKIEMFNEGGEIDIFKKTGLTPVFFGETLIGEARPNLTYMITFDNMEKHDLNWKAFGSDPEWKRIASMEEYSDKKLISKITRTFLKPTSYSQI
- a CDS encoding efflux RND transporter permease subunit, with translation MNKFISNIVTFSLKNRFFIFFMTLLIIIGGIWSYIKTPLEAFPDVTNTQIIIVTQWPGRSAEEVERFVTVPIEVAMNSVQKKSTLRSISMFGLSVTKIIFDDDVEDFFARQQVNNLLRNVSLPENVEPDVQPPYGPTGEIFRYTIQGKGKSSTDLLTIQNWVIDRQLRSIPGVADLVAFGGAEKTYEIKADPIMLARYDITPLEIYNAVSKSNINVGGDVIEKNGQAYVVRGIGLLDKIKDIDNIIVDNINGTPILVKNLATVVESHVPRVGQVGLDDNDDAVEGIVVMRKGENPREVLARVKEKIKELNEHVLPSDVQLVTFYDRDNLMDFCTDTIIHNLVEGILLVTLIVFIFMFDWRTTVIVSIIIPLSLLFAFICLRMKGMSANLLSMGAIDFGIIIDGAVVMVEGLFVVLAHKAHEVGMEKYNKMAKLSMIRKTGSSLAKAIFFAKVIIITSLIPIFAFEKVEGKMFSPLAWTLSFALLGALLFTLTLVPVLSSILLSKNVRERNNPVVNFFNRIVNKGFNFTMGHKKLSLMVAFGIMGGVLFSFKFLGSEFLPTLNEGALWVEAKLPMSSSLSNTTHFVSEFRKILNDFDEVNGVLSQTGRSNDGTDPSGFYYVQCQVNLKPKKEWKRKISTEQLVEEMDARLRQYPGVVYNYSQPIIDNVAEAVAGINASLAVKIFGNDLEKLDKLADSVYNILGKVQGVKDLGIMRNIGQPELSIVLDEQKMGIYGVTTADANAVIEMAIGGKSVSTFYQQERKFDIRIRYPEEYRDNEYKIGKLMVPTIHGAKVQLREIADIKTVTGPAFIYRDKNTRFIAIKFSIRERDMGSTIAEAQQKVDKQIKLDKGFHVEWSGEFENQVRAQKKLSQVVPVVLVMIFILLFITFGNAVDAGLVLVNVPFALIGGILALHITGTIFSISAGIGFIALFGICIQNGVILISVFKQNLHQKVPLAEAIREGVNSRIRPVVMTALMAAIGLLPAAVSTGIGSETQKPLAIVVIGGLISSTILTLLIFPLIVEIFYRRSHKRKQRRTVSLT